From Pseudoxanthomonas sp. YR558, the proteins below share one genomic window:
- the tmk gene encoding dTMP kinase: MTEALLSQPRLVTLEGGEGAGKTSAIAAIRDRLQAEGHEVVLTREPGGTPLAERIRELLLNPQDEALAPETELLLMFASRAQHVREVVRPALRRGAFVVSDRFTDSSYAYQGAGRGLDPEWIAALERRAVGVTPGLTLLLDLDVREGRARTAGRDLWPDRIESEQDDFFERVRAGFRVRAAADPQRFRVIDAGQPPAGVAASVDAAITAYLRTLTDSDLA; this comes from the coding sequence ATGACCGAAGCGCTTCTCTCGCAGCCGCGCCTGGTCACGCTGGAGGGCGGCGAGGGCGCCGGCAAGACCAGCGCCATCGCGGCCATCCGCGACCGCCTGCAAGCCGAAGGCCATGAGGTGGTGCTGACGCGCGAGCCCGGCGGCACGCCGCTGGCCGAACGCATCCGCGAGCTGCTGCTGAACCCGCAGGACGAAGCGCTCGCGCCGGAAACAGAATTGCTGCTGATGTTCGCTTCGCGTGCGCAACACGTGCGAGAGGTGGTGCGTCCTGCGCTGCGTCGCGGTGCGTTCGTCGTCAGCGACCGCTTCACCGATTCCAGCTACGCCTACCAGGGCGCAGGCCGCGGCCTCGATCCGGAGTGGATCGCTGCCCTCGAGCGGCGCGCCGTCGGCGTCACGCCGGGCTTGACCCTGCTGCTTGACCTGGACGTGCGCGAGGGCCGCGCACGTACCGCCGGCCGCGACCTGTGGCCGGACCGCATCGAGAGCGAGCAGGACGACTTCTTCGAACGCGTGCGTGCGGGGTTCCGTGTGCGTGCGGCTGCAGACCCGCAGCGCTTCCGCGTGATTGATGCCGGCCAGCCGCCGGCGGGCGTCGCGGCCTCGGTCGATGCCGCCATCACCGCCTACCTGCGCACGCTGACGGACAGCGACCTCGCATGA
- the mltG gene encoding endolytic transglycosylase MltG, protein MFFLLLALAVAAGLWLWQGHRGFADSPIGGSAEATVEVASGDAFPTVLRKLREHGVTLGSDLQWRLLARETNTASQLKVGEYALEPTLTPRELLQRMREGRTLQYRVTLVEGWNIRQLRAALRNATPLQQKTAQMSDAELMAALGHAGQHPEGRFLPETYVYTRSESDLDVLKRAYAAMEKALAAAWDARAQDIPLQSAEEALILASIIEKETGIAEERPAIAGVFARRLKIGMPLQTDPTVIYGIGSSYDGNIRRRDLTTDTPYNTYTRKGLTPTPIAMPGADALRAAVNPADGQALYFVAVGDGSGRHLFSATLAEHNAAVARYLVTRRETLRKAEAP, encoded by the coding sequence ATGTTCTTCCTGCTGCTGGCCCTGGCGGTCGCGGCGGGTCTGTGGCTGTGGCAGGGGCACCGCGGCTTCGCCGACAGCCCCATCGGCGGCTCGGCTGAGGCCACGGTCGAAGTCGCCAGTGGCGATGCGTTCCCCACCGTGCTGCGCAAGTTGCGCGAACACGGGGTGACGCTCGGCTCCGACCTGCAATGGCGCCTGCTCGCGCGCGAGACCAACACCGCCAGCCAGCTCAAGGTCGGCGAGTACGCGCTCGAACCCACGCTGACGCCACGTGAGCTCCTGCAGCGCATGCGCGAGGGCCGCACCCTGCAGTACCGGGTCACCCTGGTGGAAGGCTGGAATATCCGCCAGCTGCGTGCCGCGCTGCGAAACGCCACGCCGCTGCAGCAGAAGACCGCGCAGATGAGCGATGCCGAACTGATGGCGGCGCTCGGCCATGCCGGACAGCATCCGGAAGGCCGCTTCCTGCCCGAGACCTATGTCTACACCCGCAGCGAATCCGACCTCGACGTGCTCAAGCGCGCCTATGCCGCGATGGAGAAGGCGCTGGCCGCGGCATGGGACGCACGTGCGCAGGACATCCCGCTGCAGTCGGCGGAAGAGGCACTGATCCTGGCGTCGATCATCGAGAAGGAAACCGGCATCGCCGAAGAGCGTCCGGCCATCGCCGGCGTCTTCGCGCGCCGGTTGAAGATCGGCATGCCGTTGCAGACCGATCCCACCGTCATCTATGGCATCGGCAGCAGCTACGACGGCAACATCCGCCGCCGCGACCTGACCACCGACACGCCGTACAACACGTACACCCGCAAGGGCCTGACGCCCACGCCGATCGCCATGCCCGGTGCCGACGCGCTGCGCGCAGCGGTGAATCCGGCCGATGGCCAGGCGCTGTACTTCGTCGCAGTGGGCGACGGCAGTGGGCGCCACCTTTTCTCGGCGACGCTGGCCGAGCACAACGCGGCGGTGGCGCGCTACCTGGTGACGCGCCGCGAGACCTTGCGTAAGGCGGAAGCACCATGA
- a CDS encoding aminodeoxychorismate synthase component I has product MIETRALPATTDLLALHRLEPQRYPVLLESVASGTAQGRWDFLLVADGSGLQLAADGITRTLQGEVEAGDFLSVLDRHWQAQRTPREEPRWPFRGGWALLLAYELAQQVEPVLHLPQAPATQPVALALRCPAAVLRDRSTGDCVVVAEAGQGTLIARTLEDIVAATGLPALPAWQLPSRIDEDAPSAFTDGVQRILEYLRAGDIFQVNLSRAWQARFDAPLDPAALYARLRTANPAPFAGLFATPHWTVVSSSPERLVSVRGDVVETRPIAGTRPRFEGDDDAARIRELVGHPKERAEHVMLIDLERNDLGRVCTPGSVQVDELMTVESYAHVHHIVSNVRGHLRDDATPGDVIRATFPGGTITGCPKVRCMQIIAELEQVPRGAYTGAFGWLNRDGDLDLNILIRSAEVVADGTGSVARFRTGAGIVADSVPDKELDETRAKARGVLRALEG; this is encoded by the coding sequence ATGATCGAAACCCGCGCACTTCCCGCCACCACCGACCTGCTGGCCCTGCATCGCCTCGAGCCGCAGCGCTATCCGGTCCTGCTGGAATCCGTGGCCTCGGGCACCGCGCAGGGGCGGTGGGATTTCCTGCTGGTCGCGGACGGCAGTGGGTTGCAACTGGCGGCCGATGGCATCACCCGCACCCTGCAGGGCGAGGTGGAAGCCGGCGATTTCCTCAGCGTGCTCGACCGCCATTGGCAGGCGCAGCGCACGCCGCGCGAGGAGCCACGCTGGCCGTTCCGTGGCGGCTGGGCGTTGCTGCTGGCATACGAACTGGCGCAGCAGGTCGAACCCGTCCTGCACCTGCCGCAGGCACCTGCAACGCAGCCTGTCGCGCTCGCGTTGCGCTGTCCCGCCGCCGTCCTGCGCGACCGCAGTACCGGCGACTGCGTGGTCGTGGCCGAAGCGGGGCAGGGCACGTTGATCGCCCGCACACTGGAGGACATCGTCGCGGCCACCGGTTTGCCCGCGCTACCCGCGTGGCAGCTGCCCTCCCGTATCGACGAAGACGCGCCCTCGGCCTTCACCGACGGCGTGCAGCGCATCCTCGAGTACCTGCGCGCCGGCGACATCTTCCAGGTCAACCTTTCGCGGGCCTGGCAGGCGCGTTTCGATGCGCCGTTGGATCCGGCAGCGCTCTACGCCCGGCTGCGCACCGCCAATCCCGCGCCGTTCGCCGGCCTGTTCGCCACGCCGCACTGGACGGTCGTCAGCTCCTCGCCGGAACGCCTCGTGTCGGTGCGTGGCGACGTGGTCGAAACCCGGCCCATCGCGGGCACGCGCCCGCGTTTCGAAGGCGACGATGATGCGGCACGCATCCGTGAGCTCGTCGGCCACCCGAAGGAGCGTGCCGAGCACGTGATGCTGATCGACCTCGAGCGCAACGACCTGGGCCGCGTCTGCACGCCCGGCAGCGTGCAGGTGGATGAGCTGATGACGGTGGAAAGCTACGCGCACGTGCACCACATCGTCAGCAACGTGCGCGGCCACCTGCGCGACGACGCCACGCCCGGCGACGTCATCCGCGCCACGTTCCCCGGCGGCACCATCACCGGCTGCCCGAAGGTGCGCTGCATGCAGATCATCGCCGAGCTGGAGCAGGTGCCGCGCGGCGCCTACACCGGCGCGTTCGGCTGGCTCAACCGCGATGGCGACCTGGACCTGAACATCCTGATCCGCAGCGCTGAAGTCGTCGCCGACGGCACCGGTAGCGTGGCCCGGTTCCGCACCGGCGCCGGCATCGTGGCCGATTCGGTCCCGGACAAGGAACTGGACGAAACCCGCGCCAAGGCCCGCGGCGTGCTGCGGGCGCTGGAAGGCTGA
- the fabF gene encoding beta-ketoacyl-ACP synthase II → MSQRRRVVITGMGLVSPLGNDMATSWDGIVNGRSGLGPITSFDTEGYTTKIAGEIRGFDPTAFVSPKDVKKMDSFIHYGLAASLMAMDDSGLEVTEANAERIGAIIGAGIGGILGIEETAVKLHEGGPRKISPFYIPSTIINMLPGHLSIMKGLKGPGYSAVSACATSNHSIGIAMRTIQYGDADVMIAGGAERGSSPTSVGGFCAMKAMSTRNDDPTRASRPWDKDRDGFVLGDGAGILVLEEYEHAKARGARIYCELAGFGASQDAYHMTAPSENGEGPSRCMLSALKDAGLNADQVEYLNAHGTSTPLGDLAETLAMKRALGDHAYKIMVSSTKSMTGHLLGAAGGAEAIFSVLAIHHGIIPPTINLDEPGEGCDLDYVPHTAREKKIDVAVSNGFGFGGTNGTLVFKRI, encoded by the coding sequence ATGAGCCAGCGTCGTCGCGTCGTCATCACCGGCATGGGCCTGGTGTCCCCCCTGGGCAATGACATGGCCACCAGCTGGGACGGCATCGTCAACGGGCGTTCGGGCCTGGGCCCGATCACCAGCTTCGATACCGAGGGTTACACCACGAAGATCGCGGGCGAGATCCGCGGTTTCGATCCCACGGCCTTCGTCTCTCCGAAGGACGTGAAGAAGATGGACTCGTTCATCCACTACGGACTGGCCGCGTCGTTGATGGCGATGGACGACTCCGGGCTGGAAGTGACCGAAGCCAACGCCGAGCGCATCGGCGCGATCATCGGCGCCGGCATCGGCGGCATCCTCGGCATCGAGGAAACCGCAGTGAAGCTGCACGAAGGCGGCCCGCGCAAGATTTCCCCGTTCTACATCCCCAGCACCATCATCAACATGCTGCCGGGCCACCTGAGCATCATGAAGGGGCTGAAGGGTCCCGGTTACTCGGCGGTCTCCGCCTGCGCCACCTCGAACCACTCCATCGGCATCGCCATGCGCACCATCCAGTACGGCGACGCCGACGTGATGATCGCTGGCGGCGCCGAACGCGGCTCGTCGCCGACCTCGGTGGGCGGCTTCTGCGCAATGAAGGCCATGTCCACCCGTAACGACGATCCGACGCGTGCGTCGCGTCCGTGGGACAAGGACCGCGATGGGTTCGTGCTGGGCGACGGTGCCGGCATCCTCGTGCTGGAAGAGTACGAACACGCCAAGGCGCGTGGCGCGCGCATCTATTGCGAGCTGGCCGGCTTCGGTGCCTCGCAGGACGCGTACCACATGACCGCGCCCAGCGAGAACGGCGAAGGCCCGTCGCGCTGCATGCTGTCGGCGCTGAAGGACGCAGGACTGAATGCGGACCAGGTGGAATACCTCAACGCGCACGGCACCTCCACGCCGCTGGGCGACCTGGCCGAAACACTGGCGATGAAGCGCGCGCTGGGCGACCACGCGTACAAGATCATGGTCAGCTCCACCAAGTCGATGACCGGCCACCTGCTGGGTGCGGCGGGCGGTGCGGAAGCCATCTTCTCCGTGCTGGCCATCCATCACGGCATCATCCCGCCGACCATCAACCTGGACGAGCCGGGCGAAGGCTGCGATCTCGACTACGTGCCGCACACGGCGCGCGAGAAGAAGATCGACGTGGCCGTGTCGAACGGCTTCGGTTTCGGCGGCACCAACGGCACGCTGGTGTTCAAGCGGATCTGA
- the acpP gene encoding acyl carrier protein — translation MSSIEERVKKIVVEQLGVKEEEVTTSASFVDDLGADSLDTVELVMALEEEFECEIPDEEAEKITSVQQAIDYVKAHVKA, via the coding sequence ATGAGCAGCATCGAAGAACGCGTCAAGAAAATCGTCGTCGAACAACTCGGCGTTAAGGAAGAAGAAGTCACCACCAGCGCATCGTTCGTCGATGACCTGGGCGCCGACTCGCTGGACACCGTTGAGCTGGTGATGGCGCTGGAAGAAGAGTTCGAGTGCGAGATTCCGGACGAGGAAGCCGAGAAGATCACTTCGGTGCAGCAGGCCATCGACTACGTCAAGGCGCACGTCAAGGCGTAA
- the fabG gene encoding 3-oxoacyl-ACP reductase FabG has product MSKPLQGEIALVTGASRGIGAAIADALAAQGATVIGTATSASGAQAIGERLANAGGHGRELNVTDAGAVDALVEAITKEFGGISILVNNAGITRDNLLMRMKDEDWQAILDTNLTSVYRTSKAVMRGMMKARKGRIINIASVIGVTGNAGQANYAAAKAGIIAFSKSLAKEIGSRGVTVNVVAPGFIATDMTKDLPEETKKSLAEQIALGRLGEPADIANAVAFLAGPSAAYITGETLHVNGGMYMP; this is encoded by the coding sequence ATGAGCAAGCCCCTGCAGGGTGAAATCGCGCTGGTCACCGGCGCCAGCCGCGGCATCGGCGCCGCTATCGCGGACGCACTGGCCGCACAGGGCGCCACCGTCATCGGTACCGCGACCAGCGCATCGGGCGCGCAGGCCATCGGCGAGCGCCTGGCGAACGCGGGCGGACATGGCCGCGAGCTCAACGTGACCGACGCCGGCGCCGTGGATGCGCTGGTGGAGGCGATCACCAAGGAATTCGGCGGCATCTCCATCCTCGTCAACAATGCCGGCATCACCCGCGACAACCTGCTGATGCGGATGAAGGACGAGGACTGGCAGGCCATCCTCGACACCAACCTCACCAGCGTCTATCGCACGTCGAAGGCGGTGATGCGCGGCATGATGAAGGCGCGCAAGGGCCGCATCATCAACATCGCCTCGGTGATCGGCGTGACCGGCAATGCGGGCCAGGCGAACTATGCCGCGGCCAAGGCCGGCATCATCGCGTTCTCCAAATCGCTGGCGAAGGAAATCGGCAGCCGTGGCGTCACCGTCAACGTGGTGGCCCCTGGCTTCATCGCCACCGACATGACCAAGGACCTGCCGGAAGAGACCAAGAAGTCACTGGCCGAGCAGATTGCGCTGGGTCGCCTGGGCGAACCCGCGGACATCGCCAACGCCGTGGCGTTCCTGGCCGGCCCGTCCGCCGCCTACATCACCGGCGAAACCCTGCACGTCAACGGCGGCATGTACATGCCGTAG
- the fabD gene encoding ACP S-malonyltransferase, which yields MASTQLAFVFPGQGSQSVGMLAELSELYPIVRETFAEASEGAGVDLWALSQGGPEEMLNRTEYTQPALLAAGIAVWRAWQQQGGAQPAHLAGHSLGEYTALVASGALSLKDGAHLVRLRGQLMQDAAPAGVGAMAAVLGAEDALVAEVCALASDSKVVVPANYNSPGQIVIGGDSDAVERAIALLTERGIRKVVKLAVSVPSHTTLMREAANRLAEVMAGLSWHAPSLPVVQNVDAKVHDGVDAIRDALVRQLYLPVRWTDCVQALASEGVTRIAECGPGKVLAGLVKRIDKSLDARAIGGVGDFQGALADWQS from the coding sequence GTGGCCTCCACGCAACTCGCTTTCGTCTTCCCGGGCCAGGGCTCGCAATCGGTCGGCATGCTGGCCGAGCTCTCGGAGCTGTACCCGATCGTGCGCGAGACGTTCGCCGAAGCGTCGGAAGGTGCGGGCGTGGACCTCTGGGCGTTGTCCCAGGGCGGTCCCGAGGAAATGCTCAATCGCACCGAATACACGCAGCCCGCGCTGCTCGCCGCCGGCATCGCGGTGTGGCGTGCGTGGCAGCAGCAGGGTGGCGCGCAGCCCGCGCACCTGGCGGGCCACAGCCTGGGCGAGTACACGGCGCTGGTCGCCTCGGGTGCGCTCTCGCTGAAGGATGGCGCCCATCTGGTTCGTCTTCGTGGCCAGCTGATGCAGGACGCCGCGCCGGCGGGCGTAGGCGCGATGGCGGCGGTGTTGGGTGCGGAAGATGCGCTGGTCGCCGAAGTCTGCGCGTTGGCATCGGACAGCAAGGTGGTTGTGCCCGCGAACTACAACTCGCCCGGCCAGATCGTGATCGGTGGCGACAGCGATGCGGTTGAGCGCGCGATCGCGCTGCTCACCGAGCGCGGTATCCGCAAGGTCGTGAAGCTGGCCGTCAGCGTTCCCTCGCATACGACGCTGATGCGCGAAGCCGCGAATCGCCTGGCCGAAGTGATGGCGGGCCTGTCGTGGCATGCACCGTCGCTGCCGGTGGTGCAGAACGTCGATGCGAAGGTGCACGACGGGGTTGATGCGATCCGCGACGCACTGGTGCGTCAGCTCTATCTTCCCGTGCGCTGGACCGACTGCGTGCAGGCGCTGGCATCCGAGGGCGTCACGCGCATCGCCGAATGCGGTCCCGGCAAAGTGCTTGCCGGCCTGGTCAAGCGCATCGACAAGAGCCTCGACGCGCGCGCCATCGGTGGCGTCGGCGATTTCCAGGGTGCGTTGGCCGACTGGCAATCCTGA
- a CDS encoding beta-ketoacyl-ACP synthase III, with protein sequence MSEPGNKGRIYARIAGTGSYLPEKVLTNEDLSKLVDTSDEWIQSRTGIRERHIAAEGETAGDLGYQAALRALEAAGVDASEVDLIVVGTTTPDLIFPSTACLIQARLGATGCAAMDVNAACSGFIYALSVAEKFIRCGDAKTALVIGTETLSRIVDWTERTTCVLFGDGAGAAVLKADNETGILSTHLHADGSKKELLWNPVGVSTGFKADEPNNGIRIEMKGNDVFKYAVKALDSVVDETLNANGLDKHDLDWLIPHQANLRIIEATAKRLDMSMDQVIVTVDKHGNTSSGSVPLALDTAVRSGRVERGQLLLLEAFGGGFTWGSVLLRY encoded by the coding sequence ATGAGCGAGCCGGGCAACAAGGGGCGCATTTACGCGCGCATCGCCGGAACGGGCAGCTATTTGCCCGAGAAAGTGCTGACCAACGAAGACCTGTCGAAGTTGGTCGACACCAGCGATGAGTGGATCCAGTCCCGCACCGGCATCCGCGAACGCCACATCGCCGCCGAAGGCGAAACCGCCGGTGACCTGGGTTATCAGGCCGCGCTGCGTGCGCTCGAAGCCGCCGGCGTGGATGCCTCCGAGGTCGACCTGATCGTCGTCGGCACCACGACGCCCGACCTGATCTTTCCCTCTACCGCCTGCTTGATCCAGGCGCGCCTCGGCGCGACCGGCTGCGCGGCGATGGACGTCAATGCCGCCTGCTCGGGCTTCATCTACGCGCTCAGCGTGGCGGAGAAGTTCATCCGCTGCGGCGACGCGAAGACCGCGCTCGTCATCGGCACCGAAACACTTAGCCGCATCGTCGACTGGACCGAGCGCACCACGTGCGTGCTGTTCGGCGATGGCGCTGGCGCCGCCGTGCTCAAGGCCGACAACGAAACCGGCATCCTCAGCACCCATCTGCATGCCGATGGCAGCAAGAAGGAGCTGCTGTGGAATCCGGTCGGCGTGTCCACCGGCTTCAAGGCGGACGAGCCGAACAACGGCATCCGTATCGAGATGAAGGGCAACGACGTCTTCAAGTACGCCGTGAAGGCGCTAGATAGCGTGGTCGACGAAACACTCAACGCCAATGGGCTCGACAAGCACGACCTCGACTGGTTGATCCCGCACCAGGCGAATCTGCGCATCATCGAAGCCACGGCCAAGCGCCTGGACATGTCGATGGACCAGGTGATCGTCACGGTCGACAAGCACGGCAACACCTCGTCGGGTTCGGTGCCGCTGGCGCTGGATACGGCGGTCCGCTCCGGTCGCGTCGAGCGTGGCCAGTTGCTGCTGCTGGAAGCTTTCGGTGGCGGTTTCACCTGGGGCTCGGTGCTGCTGCGCTACTAA
- the rpmF gene encoding 50S ribosomal protein L32, which yields MAVQKSRVTPSRRGQRRSHDALTAKQLSTDPTTGETHLRHHVTADGYYRGKKVIATKTSAVEED from the coding sequence ATGGCTGTGCAGAAATCCCGCGTCACCCCGTCCCGTCGTGGCCAGCGTCGTTCGCACGACGCGCTGACCGCCAAGCAGCTGTCCACCGACCCGACCACGGGCGAGACGCACCTGCGCCACCACGTGACCGCCGACGGCTACTACCGCGGCAAGAAGGTCATCGCCACCAAGACCTCGGCGGTCGAGGAAGATTGA
- a CDS encoding YceD family protein translates to MSANTPELLDAWRMVANRRSFEGRLPLSAMTRLQGLLADTEGEVRYTVEFDHDALRVPYLELQIEAGLPLVCQRSLQRFVLPVTLKQRLGLVRSEEEEAALPPDYEALLVPEDGMLRPAELVEDELVLAVPVVAVDPASDAVEREWAADEEEVAKVSPFAALASLKKN, encoded by the coding sequence ATGTCCGCGAATACGCCCGAGCTGTTGGATGCGTGGCGCATGGTCGCGAACCGGCGCAGCTTCGAAGGCCGCCTGCCGTTGTCCGCCATGACGCGCCTGCAAGGCCTTCTGGCCGATACCGAAGGCGAAGTGCGCTACACGGTGGAGTTCGACCACGATGCATTGCGGGTCCCGTACCTGGAACTGCAGATCGAGGCCGGCCTGCCGTTGGTGTGCCAGCGTAGCCTGCAGCGTTTCGTGCTGCCGGTGACACTGAAGCAACGGTTGGGTCTGGTACGCAGCGAAGAGGAAGAAGCTGCGCTGCCACCCGACTACGAAGCGCTGCTGGTGCCCGAAGACGGCATGCTGCGCCCCGCCGAACTGGTGGAGGACGAACTGGTCCTCGCCGTGCCGGTGGTGGCGGTGGACCCGGCGTCCGACGCGGTGGAACGCGAATGGGCGGCGGACGAAGAAGAGGTGGCGAAGGTCAGTCCGTTCGCGGCGCTGGCCTCGCTGAAGAAGAACTAG
- a CDS encoding Maf family nucleotide pyrophosphatase encodes MPLLLASTSRYRRELLERLRLPFHIARPEVDETPQDGETVPAMAARLAHAKAAAIAAQHPGAWVLGSDQAAELDGAPLGKPGHREAAIAQLSAMAGRQVRFHTAVALVRDDEALTVQDITTVRFRSLALAEIERYVDAEQPFDCAGSFKSEGLGIALFDAIESSDPTALVGLPLIAVSRMLREAGFELP; translated from the coding sequence ATGCCCTTGCTGCTCGCCTCCACGTCCCGTTACCGCCGCGAGCTGCTGGAGCGCCTGCGCCTGCCGTTCCACATCGCCCGTCCCGAGGTGGACGAGACGCCGCAGGACGGGGAGACCGTGCCAGCCATGGCGGCCCGCCTGGCCCACGCCAAGGCCGCCGCGATTGCCGCCCAGCACCCTGGCGCATGGGTCCTGGGATCCGACCAGGCGGCGGAACTCGACGGCGCCCCCCTGGGCAAGCCGGGCCACCGCGAGGCCGCCATCGCCCAATTATCGGCCATGGCCGGGCGCCAGGTCCGCTTCCATACCGCGGTAGCGCTGGTCCGCGACGACGAGGCACTGACGGTCCAGGACATCACGACGGTCCGCTTCCGCTCCCTCGCTCTGGCCGAGATCGAGCGCTATGTGGACGCCGAGCAGCCCTTCGACTGCGCGGGCAGCTTCAAGTCCGAGGGCCTGGGCATCGCCCTGTTCGATGCCATCGAATCGAGCGACCCCACCGCCCTCGTGGGCCTGCCGCTGATCGCGGTGTCGCGGATGCTGCGCGAGGCCGGCTTCGAGCTGCCCTGA
- a CDS encoding glycosyltransferase family 39 protein, whose protein sequence is MSEEQRAQRWFIAAWTIVTAVKIAIAARLPLFVDEAFYWQEGQHLAAAYSDLPGLTAWLTRLGVEMGGHHVLAVRAPFLLMAAALPWLVARCAAREFGATTGWRAATLATLMPLSGTLGVLALPDVPMAVAAVLCADAGARLLRGVDAGAATELALGLAVGALSHYRFVGVIGVGLIAMLWLPEGRKVLRDARVWAALAVGALAWVPLAVWNIEHADAGLRFQLLDRHPWSFHADGARFLLVQSLMATPLLFWAMLVVCMRALRASGRAEPAWRYFALLGAISTFGFFVLGFFADNERVSFHWTLPGYLALLAIVPLLLCEWSTSFRRATWALTAIGTVLMLGYYVAVSLPGVRTHLAGSKYYPENFTGWDTLAAEVRTAQARMPVDAVLLADNFKTGAELGFALGNADIRVLDHPLNRKHGRAPQLAVWGLHDSGQRSAPALLVVGATDVKFSALLAHYQQLCGVVGALPAGQVVNIDRGARRFLLIALPAARGDGACITPVVANIDVPSAGSTVDRRFGVGGWAVKDVVGVAKVEITLDGRVVAVAEDAGANEWLRGFLKNASRDPRMPRVQFKAEVDARHLPPGRHWLGLRITGGDGSVETWAEQSVVLR, encoded by the coding sequence ATGAGTGAAGAACAACGCGCGCAGCGATGGTTCATCGCGGCATGGACAATCGTGACGGCGGTCAAGATCGCGATCGCGGCGCGCCTCCCTTTGTTCGTGGACGAGGCCTTCTACTGGCAGGAAGGACAGCACCTGGCGGCGGCCTACTCTGACTTGCCGGGGCTGACGGCATGGTTGACGCGCCTGGGCGTCGAAATGGGTGGCCATCATGTGCTGGCGGTGCGCGCGCCCTTCTTGCTCATGGCGGCCGCGTTGCCGTGGCTGGTCGCACGCTGCGCGGCGCGCGAGTTCGGTGCGACAACGGGCTGGCGAGCCGCGACGCTGGCGACGCTGATGCCGTTGTCGGGCACCCTGGGCGTGCTCGCCCTGCCCGACGTGCCGATGGCGGTCGCCGCCGTGCTGTGCGCCGACGCCGGTGCGCGCCTGCTGAGGGGTGTCGATGCGGGGGCCGCGACCGAACTTGCGCTGGGCCTGGCGGTGGGTGCGCTGAGCCACTACCGGTTCGTGGGCGTGATCGGCGTGGGCCTGATCGCGATGCTGTGGTTGCCGGAAGGGCGGAAGGTGCTGCGCGATGCGCGTGTATGGGCGGCACTCGCCGTCGGAGCGCTCGCGTGGGTGCCATTGGCTGTCTGGAATATCGAACACGCGGATGCCGGCCTTCGTTTCCAGTTGCTGGACCGCCATCCGTGGAGCTTCCATGCCGATGGTGCGCGCTTCCTGTTGGTCCAATCCTTGATGGCAACACCGTTGCTGTTCTGGGCGATGCTGGTGGTCTGCATGCGCGCGCTGCGGGCAAGCGGTCGGGCGGAGCCTGCGTGGCGGTACTTCGCGCTCCTGGGCGCCATTTCCACCTTCGGCTTCTTCGTGCTCGGGTTCTTCGCCGACAACGAACGCGTGAGCTTTCATTGGACGTTGCCCGGCTATCTCGCACTGTTGGCCATCGTGCCATTGCTGCTTTGCGAGTGGTCGACATCGTTTCGCCGGGCGACCTGGGCACTGACCGCCATAGGTACCGTGCTGATGCTGGGCTACTACGTCGCTGTTTCGCTGCCAGGCGTGCGCACGCACCTTGCCGGCAGCAAGTATTACCCGGAGAACTTCACCGGTTGGGACACGCTGGCGGCCGAGGTGCGCACGGCGCAGGCGCGAATGCCCGTGGATGCCGTGCTGCTGGCCGACAATTTCAAGACCGGCGCGGAACTGGGATTCGCACTGGGGAACGCCGACATCCGCGTGCTCGATCATCCCTTGAACCGGAAACATGGCCGCGCGCCCCAACTCGCAGTATGGGGTCTGCACGATTCAGGTCAGCGGAGCGCGCCAGCGCTGTTGGTCGTCGGCGCGACCGACGTGAAGTTCAGTGCGTTGCTCGCGCACTACCAGCAGCTGTGCGGCGTCGTCGGCGCACTGCCGGCCGGTCAGGTGGTGAACATCGACCGGGGTGCACGCCGATTCCTGTTGATCGCTTTGCCCGCTGCACGCGGCGACGGCGCATGCATCACGCCGGTGGTGGCCAACATCGATGTGCCTTCGGCGGGGAGCACGGTGGACCGACGCTTTGGCGTGGGTGGCTGGGCGGTGAAGGATGTCGTGGGCGTTGCGAAGGTGGAAATCACCTTGGACGGCCGGGTGGTGGCCGTTGCGGAAGATGCCGGGGCGAACGAGTGGTTGCGTGGCTTTCTCAAGAACGCGTCGCGGGACCCGCGCATGCCACGCGTACAGTTCAAGGCCGAGGTCGATGCCCGTCACCTGCCGCCCGGTCGGCACTGGCTGGGTCTGCGCATCACCGGGGGCGACGGCAGTGTCGAGACGTGGGCGGAGCAGTCGGTCGTGCTGCGCTGA